One Mesotoga infera genomic region harbors:
- a CDS encoding alpha/beta hydrolase — MKVFKALFFILLIGLALLVVNSIFSVTMARIYFNRIERDGRYLKVDEEELFLKIVGEGKPILMIHGFPGSHIEFQELAELLSANRRIYIIDLPGFGLSTASNKGDYSVKGYADLTVDLMDLLNIEKADIIGHSLGGEIGLNIAYYYPERIESLVLIDASPYGERDFLPDFLSSSKILTWTVMRFFYQTYPIQRFIYLKKLGDRNNFESEEFGKYFALVDRMTASFLYEFMRGNDRGPFSQSLVEIDCSALILWGELDEISPLDYGEKLTRELSNSVLKVIEGAGHAPFIEFPMRVAEEITGFLE; from the coding sequence ATGAAAGTATTTAAGGCTCTCTTTTTTATTCTGCTCATCGGTTTGGCGCTTTTAGTGGTGAACAGTATTTTCAGTGTGACGATGGCAAGGATCTACTTTAACCGGATAGAAAGAGACGGAAGGTATTTAAAAGTAGATGAAGAGGAGCTTTTCTTGAAGATCGTTGGAGAAGGCAAGCCGATCTTGATGATTCATGGATTCCCGGGATCTCATATCGAATTTCAAGAATTGGCAGAGCTTCTCTCAGCAAATAGAAGAATCTACATTATAGACCTGCCCGGGTTTGGTTTGTCTACTGCTTCCAACAAAGGCGATTATTCAGTAAAAGGGTACGCCGACCTTACTGTTGATTTGATGGACCTTCTGAACATTGAAAAGGCTGATATTATTGGCCATTCATTGGGAGGAGAAATAGGTTTGAACATAGCGTATTATTACCCGGAAAGAATTGAAAGTCTTGTTTTAATAGATGCCTCTCCATATGGTGAGAGAGATTTTTTGCCCGACTTTCTGTCGAGCAGCAAAATTCTCACCTGGACCGTAATGAGGTTCTTTTATCAAACATATCCAATTCAAAGATTCATCTATCTAAAAAAACTTGGAGATAGAAACAACTTCGAGTCTGAGGAGTTTGGGAAGTACTTTGCGCTGGTAGATCGTATGACCGCCTCTTTCTTGTATGAATTCATGAGGGGCAATGACAGAGGTCCCTTTTCACAATCACTTGTTGAGATCGACTGCAGCGCACTGATTCTATGGGGAGAGTTAGACGAGATTTCTCCTCTGGATTATGGAGAAAAGCTAACTAGAGAGCTTTCAAACAGCGTTCTAAAAGTAATTGAGGGCGCGGGGCACGCTCCCTTTATCGAGTTTCCCATGAGAGTAGCTGAAGAGATTACTGGATTTCTAGAGTGA
- a CDS encoding DUF1722 domain-containing protein, which yields MPQIRPEVVVSRCLGFESCRYNGQMIPSKFVSRLGKYVNYLTVCPEFDIGLGVPRAPIRMVSKANGIRLIQPLTGIDVTERLSVFASEFLDSLERVDGFVLKAASPTCGVKDVKIYPAEGKVVSSGRDAGFFGAAALAKYDCLPIEDEGRLSNYIIREHFLTTLFTVTRFRDLSGKLTRKGLVEFQSENKLLFMSYNQNEMRIMGRIIGNMDSRELRDVYDDYASHFYKTMSTPPKHTSHINVLMHGLGYFSDYISSSEKRFFLDTLDRYREGMIPLSVPLYILRSYVVAFESEYLSTQTFFEPYPSELVEITDSGKGRSGK from the coding sequence TTGCCGCAAATCAGACCGGAAGTTGTAGTAAGTAGATGTCTGGGATTCGAAAGCTGCAGATACAATGGGCAGATGATTCCCAGCAAATTCGTGAGTAGGTTGGGCAAATATGTAAACTACTTAACAGTATGTCCCGAGTTTGATATTGGGCTCGGTGTTCCCCGGGCACCCATAAGAATGGTTTCAAAAGCAAATGGAATAAGACTTATTCAGCCACTGACAGGCATCGACGTTACTGAAAGACTCTCGGTCTTTGCAAGTGAATTTCTCGACAGCCTGGAGAGAGTAGACGGATTTGTTCTCAAAGCAGCTTCACCTACATGTGGAGTAAAGGATGTCAAGATTTATCCAGCAGAAGGCAAAGTTGTATCCTCAGGCAGAGACGCTGGATTCTTTGGAGCAGCTGCACTTGCAAAATACGACTGTCTTCCGATCGAAGACGAAGGAAGATTATCCAATTACATCATAAGAGAACATTTCTTGACAACTCTCTTCACCGTCACGCGTTTCAGGGATCTTTCTGGCAAGCTTACCAGAAAGGGCCTGGTTGAATTTCAATCTGAAAACAAGCTGCTGTTCATGTCCTACAATCAGAATGAAATGAGAATTATGGGAAGGATCATTGGAAATATGGACTCAAGAGAACTTAGGGACGTTTATGATGATTATGCCTCTCACTTCTACAAGACGATGTCCACCCCACCAAAACACACTTCGCATATAAATGTTTTGATGCACGGACTTGGCTACTTTTCAGACTACATATCCTCTTCGGAAAAGCGATTCTTTCTGGATACTCTCGACAGATATCGAGAAGGAATGATACCTCTTAGCGTTCCTCTTTATATTCTTCGTTCATACGTCGTTGCCTTTGAAAGCGAGTATCTATCCACTCAAACATTCTTTGAACCGTATCCATCGGAGCTTGTTGAGATAACTGATTCGGGTAAAGGAAGATCGGGGAAATGA
- a CDS encoding DUF2089 domain-containing protein, translated as MKKRLDKCPSCGGVLAITEYTCQKCKTRIIGTFSQDELLSLPDELLDFLKIFVKNRGNLSELQKELNISYPTARSKLEELVTSLGFELANRQIQEASKIIRKLEEGNLNPEQAAELLGKMKKRK; from the coding sequence ATGAAGAAACGACTTGACAAGTGTCCTAGCTGCGGTGGAGTTCTAGCAATCACGGAGTATACCTGTCAGAAATGCAAGACCAGAATAATCGGAACGTTTTCGCAAGACGAACTGCTTTCCCTTCCTGACGAGCTACTGGACTTTCTCAAGATTTTTGTCAAGAACAGAGGCAATCTTTCAGAACTTCAGAAAGAGCTGAATATCTCTTATCCAACTGCAAGGAGCAAACTGGAAGAACTGGTGACGAGTCTGGGATTCGAACTTGCAAATCGTCAGATTCAAGAGGCTTCAAAGATCATCAGAAAACTCGAAGAGGGTAATTTAAACCCGGAACAAGCAGCTGAACTTCTTGGTAAGATGAAAAAGAGAAAATAG